Below is a genomic region from bacterium.
TAGAGGATATTGCAAATGCTGCTGACATACTTCGCCCAATCTATGATGAAACCGACGGTCGAGATGGCTTTGTTAGTCTCGAAGTCGATCCTCGACTTGCTAACGACTCGGTAACGACGATAACCGAGGCTAGGCGCCTGTTTTCCGTTCTTGCTAGACCTAATATAATGATAAAGGTGCCTGCTACCCGCGCAGGATATACAGCTATCGAGCAGCTAATTTCCGAGGGAATAAATACTAACGCGACGCTTATTTTCTCCATCGAACAATACACTAAAGTTGCCCAAGCATATATTTTTGGTATAGACCGGCTAATCGAGCGCGGTGGAAACCCATCCAAAGTGGCTTCTGTAGCATCATTTTTTGTTAGCCGCCTTGATGGGAAGATGGACCCTCTTTTAGAAAAAGCTGGTGCGCTCGAACTTCAGGGACGTATAGCTGTTTCCTATTCCAAAACAGTGTATGCGAAATATAAAAATCTTTTTTCGAGCGCTAAGTGGCAGGAATTGTCAACTTCCGGTGCGCGGCCTCAAAGGCTTTTATGGGCTAGCACTGGCACGAAAAATCCAAAATTCTCCGATGTTTTATATGTCGAGAATCTGATAGGCTCCGGCACAGTTAACACCATCCCTCCGAAAACACTTGTGGCTGTTCTCGACCACCTCGAAGTTGGCGAGCATGTTAATGAGGGTCTCGATGAAGCTGGTCAAATACTGGAGAAGCTTCCTGGATTGGGTGTAAACATCGAACAGGTTAATAACGAGCTTTTGGC
It encodes:
- the tal gene encoding transaldolase; translation: MSKLHELLEFGQSVWLDFIERNLIESGELKDYVELGVCGVTSNPSIFKTAIANGTAYDSKINELVTGGHDAEEIFEALALEDIANAADILRPIYDETDGRDGFVSLEVDPRLANDSVTTITEARRLFSVLARPNIMIKVPATRAGYTAIEQLISEGINTNATLIFSIEQYTKVAQAYIFGIDRLIERGGNPSKVASVASFFVSRLDGKMDPLLEKAGALELQGRIAVSYSKTVYAKYKNLFSSAKWQELSTSGARPQRLLWASTGTKNPKFSDVLYVENLIGSGTVNTIPPKTLVAVLDHLEVGEHVNEGLDEAGQILEKLPGLGVNIEQVNNELLAEGVDKFTLAFTELIESIGNKAKE